The following DNA comes from Paracoccus methylovorus.
GAGACATGCGTCTGCGGCTCCGGCAGGCAGGCCGGGGGAAGATACAACCAGGTCATGCATGGCCTCACGCGGCGGTCTTGCGCTTGCGCGCGGGTTTTGGCTGGGGGTCGGGGTCGCTGGCCTGCGCGGCGGGGGTGCCGGGACTGGCGCTTGACCGATCACCGGAAATTTCGGTGAAGGAACGACCGTCGCTCTCCAGCATGGCCACACCGCCGGTGAGGTTCTGCCAGCGCTCGATGGCGACATCGACGTAAGCAGGGTTCAACTCGATGCCGAGGCAGCTGCGGCCGGTGGTCTCGGCCGCGATCAGCGTGGTGCCGGATCCCATGAAGGGCTCATAGATCGCCTGGCCGGGGCTAGAATTGTTCAGGATGGGGCGGCGCATGCATTCGACCGGCTTTTGCGTGCCGTGGACGGTCTCGGCATCCTGATCGCGGCTGGTGATGTGCCAGAGCGTGGTCTGCTTGCGGTCACCGGCCCAATGGCCCTTGCCCTTGGCGCGAACGGCATACCAGCAAGGTTCATGCTGCCAATGGTAGTCGCCGCGGCTGAGGATCAGCCGATCCTTGGCCCAGATGATCTGCGAGCGGATGTTGAAGCCGCAAGCGATCAGGCTGTCGGCGACCGTGGTCGCGTGCAGGGCTCCATGCCAGACATAGGCCACATCGCCCGGAAACAGCGCCCATGCCTCGCGCCAGTCGGCCTTGTCGTCGTTCAGAACTTTGCCGGTGCGGGTGGTGGCCTGTCCCAGCGCCTTGTTCCGCCAGGACGGATCATATTCCACCCCATAGGGCGGATCGGTGACCATCAGCAGCGGCGTGACCCCGGCCAGCACCCGCTCGACATCCGTCGCCACGGTGCTGTCGCCGCAAAGCAGGCGATGGTTGCCGAGGATCCACAGATCGCCGGGGCGCGTGACCGGCTCGGCCGGTGGCTCGGGGATGTCATCCTCGCCCTCGAGAGCGCGGGCCGTCTCCGGTGCCTCGATTTCGGCGAGCAATTCGCCGAGTTCGTCATCCGAGAAGCCGACCAGATCGATGTCGAACCCTTCCGCGCGGATCAGTTCGATCTGTTCGAGCAGGATCTCGGTGTCCCAGCCAGCGTTCAACGCGATCTTGTTGTCCGCGACAACCAGCGCCCGGCGCTGCGCTGCGTTCAGGTGCGCCAGCACGATCACCGGCACCTCGGAAAGCCCCAGCCGCTGTGCCGCCATCAGCCGCCCGTGGCCGGCGATGATCACGCCGTCCTCGCCGATCAGGATCGGGTTGGTGAAGCCGAACTCGGCCATCGAGGCGGCGATCTGGGCGACCTGGTCGTCCGAATGCGTGCGGGCATTGCGCGCATAGGGCACCAACTGCCCGACCGGCATCATCTCGATCTGCAAGGGGCGAACTCCAAAAGAAAAGACCCGCTGCGACAGGGCAGGCGGGTCCAAAGTGACGGACAGGCGAATGTCCGAGGGACGGCGGAGGGGGCAGCAACCGTGGCAACCCAAAGTGGCAACCCACGGGTGGAAACCCAGAAAAATCCTTTGACGCTAGAGGACTAGCGCGCTGCTGCCCCCCGCATGGGATCGATGCGGCGGAGGAACCATGGCCGGGGGGGAGGTGCCCGGCCGGGCGGCACTGGCCCGATGTTATGGATAATATGGGCCGATCTGGCGGTATTTGTCGCGCCCTATGTTCGCCCCTTTCGCGCCGTCACGGCGGCCCGTTCGCGCCCCCGCCGTCCGGTTTGCCGCGCTCGCCGTCACCCGTCGATTTTGCGGCTCGCGGGCGGGCGCCGGGTTTCCGGCGCTTGTTCAATC
Coding sequences within:
- a CDS encoding site-specific DNA-methyltransferase, giving the protein MMPVGQLVPYARNARTHSDDQVAQIAASMAEFGFTNPILIGEDGVIIAGHGRLMAAQRLGLSEVPVIVLAHLNAAQRRALVVADNKIALNAGWDTEILLEQIELIRAEGFDIDLVGFSDDELGELLAEIEAPETARALEGEDDIPEPPAEPVTRPGDLWILGNHRLLCGDSTVATDVERVLAGVTPLLMVTDPPYGVEYDPSWRNKALGQATTRTGKVLNDDKADWREAWALFPGDVAYVWHGALHATTVADSLIACGFNIRSQIIWAKDRLILSRGDYHWQHEPCWYAVRAKGKGHWAGDRKQTTLWHITSRDQDAETVHGTQKPVECMRRPILNNSSPGQAIYEPFMGSGTTLIAAETTGRSCLGIELNPAYVDVAIERWQNLTGGVAMLESDGRSFTEISGDRSSASPGTPAAQASDPDPQPKPARKRKTAA